The DNA sequence CCCGATAGGAATAAATCGTATAACCAATAATCGCTGGCACAGTAATGGCCACACCCACCAGCATAAACTTCAGTGATGCGGTTGCGCTTGCGGCATCCCAGATGGTTAATTGCTCTGGCACAATAAACGGATAAAAGCTGTACGCTAAACCGTGAAAACTGAGCAGGAAGATGAACACCGCACCGGCAAACGGGACCCAGCAGTATTTATTGGGAATGCGCGGAAATTTTTTCAAAAAACGGTCGATGGCGATGACCAGGAAAAATGTCATCAGCGGAATCGGCGCCAACAAAATGATGTTGGGAATCGATAGCCATTTTTCAAAGATGCGTTCACTCACCAGTGGATTGACAATGCAGACTGCCAAAATACCCGCAGCCATAAACCACAAACTCCGACGTGCCCACTTGGCGGCTCTGCCCTGCAGTTGGCCATCGGTTTTCATAATCAACCAGCAGGCGCCGATAAAATGGTAACCCGCCGTCATGCAGATGGCGCTGATCCAGGCAAAGATTATTGCACCAGTGCTGTCTGCAAAACCGTGCACATAACGGCCGAACATATAGCCCTGTGCCAAAGTGGCCATTAGTGAACCGATGCGAAAGGCGTGATCCCACATGCGCTTGTGGGTGACCATCGCCTTGGCGCGAAAGTCAAACGATACACCACGTAAAATCAGTCCGGCCAGCAGTGCCGCTGTTGGTAAATAGAGTTCACCGAGAATAATCCCGTGAGCTTTGGGAAAGGCCACCAGCAAAATGCCGACAGCCAGTACCAGCCAGGTTTCATTGGCATCCCAGAAAGGACCGATGGAGGCGATCATACGATCCCGTTGTGCATCGTTCTCGCCGCGTTTGCTGAACGGCAAAAGAATACCAACCCCAAGGTCATAGCCATCGAGGATGGCATATATCAGCATCGCCAGGGCCATGAGGCCGGCGAAGATCAGCGGATAAATGGTGGCTTCATTCATGCCAATGTACCTTTATGCAGAGTATCTTCGGATAGGGTTCTTTCGGAATCGACAGGTTGATTTTCCTGACCTGCTTTTCTGGCCAGTAAAAACAGTGTGCTGATATAGGCAGTAAGCAGCACCACATAGAGAGAAAAATACATAGACAGAGTCAAGCCTAGATTGGCTGCCGGTACCGGCGCAGCCGCGTCTGCGGTTGTTAATATTCCACGAACAAGCCAGGGTTGCCGGCCAATTTCAGTGACATACCAGCCCGCCAGGGTGGCGATCCAGCCGGTAAATGTCATACCCACGAGAGTGCGCATCAACCATTGGGGTAGGGGGCGGTGATTTCGGCCCAGCCAGCTAGAGAGCCAGGAAACTGCCAGCATTAAGAGACCGATGCCGACCATGATTCGAAATCCCCAAAATAGTGGAGCTACAGGAGGGTGGGATTCAAAATCATTTAATCCGGTGATTTCACCATTTTTATCGTGCGTCAAAATCAGGCTGGCAAGATCGGGTGCACCCAGAGCCAGATCATTTTTTCTTTCCTGCTCATTGGGTAGCGCAAATAACAGTAGCGGGACATTCGTCTCTGTTTCCCACACTGCTTCGATGGCGGCAATTTTTTCAGGCTGGTGTTTAAAAGTATTCAAGCCGTGCAAATCGCCCATAAAAATCTGAATGGGAATAAGTAGTGCGGCGAGAATCGTCCCTGTACGAAAAGCCAGATGGACAGAGCGTTGTCGATCACCGCGAAGAAGTCGATAAGCAGAAATTCCCGCGACCAGAAAAGCACCAGTCAAACCACAGGCCAGTAACATGTGAGTCAGCCGGTAGGGCATTGAAGGGTTAAATATAATCTCCCACCAGTTCAACGGATGGGCGATACCATCAATCATTTCATGCCCGGCAGGGGTATGCATCCAGGAGTTCAGCGACAAGATCCAGAATGCTGACAGTGTGGTACCCACCGCAACGAGCCAGGTAGCAATGGTGTGGGTGCGCTCGGAGACTCGTCCCATGCCAAACAGCATAATGCCCAAAAATGTGGCCTCCATGAAAAATGCAGTCAGCACCTCATAGGCCAGTAGCGGTCCGGCAATATTGCCCACGGTTTCCATAAAACCAGGCCAGTTGGTTCCGAACTGGAATGACATAGTGATGCCGCTGACTACGCCCAATGCAAACGTCAGTGCAAATATCTTTACCCAAAATTTGTAGGCATCCATCCAGCTGGAGTCACCGGTTTTGCGAAAGCGAAGTTTGAAAAACAGCAGGATCCAGCACAGGGAGATGGAGATGGTTGGGAATAGAATGTGGAAAGAGATGTTGGCGGCAAACTGGATTCGGGCGAGCGTAACAACGGATTCTGCGGCTGAGCCTGCATCGGGAGGCAGGCTGCTGGCGGCCACTGTTGCAAGTGATAGCAGGGAGGTATTCAACATCAGTTTTGCCCTCCACCGGATTTGCCTTTCAGCTTGTCAGTCATATCCAGAACCTTGCTGACTCCGGCACCCAGCTTCATCAATTGTGAAAGTCGATCTGAGCTGAGGCGCTGCATATCATTGCTCCAGCCGGTGAGCAGTTCGATCATGGTGTGCATTTCGTTGATACGCTGGTGAGCGTAATGCTCGGATTCATTGACAGGGTTTTTCATCAGTAAATTGCGCAGCATGGAAAGGGTGGGGTCAATCTCGCGCTTGCGTCGTTCTTCAATCAGTGTTCGGGCAATCTCCCAGATGTCATCCGGAGTGCCGTAGTAATCCTTGCGGTCACCGGGAATACTGTGCAGGCGCAACAGGTTCCACGACTGCAATTCCTTTAGGCCCATACTCACATTAGAGCGCGAGATACCCAGGCACTCGACAATCTGGTCGGCATTGAGAGGTTGTTCAGAGATCATCAACAGGGCGTAGATCTGGCTTACTGTTCGGTTCATGCCCCAACGGCTGCCCATCTCGCCAAAGTGCATAACGAAGGTTTGAATGGAGTGAGTGAGTTCCATGACGGTATCCTAGTGTTTGAATTTTCAGAAATTACTGAAATTTTAGATTATTGGTTGATGTGGATCAATCCAAATTTCAAACTTCTCAGATACAGCGATCTCCATTGATAAATCATGGTCGTCGCATCTGGTGGTAAGTGGTAATGTACGCATCCGGATTTAGCAGATCAGAGAACGATATCAGTAAATAAATTGGTCAAAATCTTGTGGTAGACTGTAAGCTTAAATCGCTCTAGATCGGTATATTGTTTCGAGAATGTGGGCGGTGTTAGGAAAATAATAACGATAAGCGTGAAATGGAGAAATGATGCAGGAACGATCATTCACGGTTGGCCTTGGATGTCTACCCAGTATCTTATTTGGCACTCAAAGAAAACTGTGCGAAGGTTCTCATTTAGGCTCTTGCAGCATGCCTGAATCGGAAAAACGTAAGCCTACCCAGCCGATAACCTTATGACCGACACGCAAAATACAGCGAATAACGAAACCGACAAGCCGTATCCGGCTCGCAGGCGCCGGATTTCTATTTCCGTAAAACTCGGTGTAAGCATCAGTGTGCTGCTGTTGGTAGGTATGAGTATTCTGGCTTGGGCGGTGTACAGTTATCAGGAGCGACTGATTCGCAGTCAGCTTCAAGACTACAGTGCGGTAATTGTCAGCCAGCTTGCGGCGACAGTGACGGAGCCGCTGTTCACCGACCAAAGCCTTGAATTGGAAGTGTTGCTCAACTTCGCCACTCAAAGTGACCGTATTCTGGGTGCTGCGGTTTACGATCATGATCGCAATCTGGTTGTGAGTGCCGGTGCTACACCGTCTCTATCACTGCTTGATTTTGACCAGTCTGAGCAGCTGATTGATGCATCGCTGTTTGATCCCAGGGAGCTGATAGGTGAACCGAGCTTCAAATATGCTCTAACTCGCCTTAGCCCGGTTACATTCAAGGATGTTACTGCCGGTTATGTGGCGGTAACTCTACCGGCAGACCAAATGAGCACGATTTACAATCAGGCTCTGCAAGCTATTTTAATCATTACATTGTTGCTCTGTGTCTCTATTGTGCCCCTGGCGGTAGTGATGGGTAAGCGTATGTCGCGCCCCATAGAAAGGCTGGTTCAGGCCACTGAGGCGATTGGCAATGGCAATAGTTTTGTTATTGATGACCAGCGCAGTGATGAGATAGGTGAGCTCATTGAAGCCATCAACCAGATGGGCCAGGGCCTGTTGCACAAGTCAGCGGTTGAGGGGCGTTTAGAGTCGTTGCTTTCGAAAGACATTGCTCGCAAGATCATCAATAACATTGATGATGTTGGTGTAGGTGGAGAGCATGTCAGTGCCACAGTTCTCTTTGCTGATATTGTCGGATTTACCAGTCTTTCCGAAACCATGACACCACAACAGGTGAGTGAGTTTCTCAATGAGTTCTTCAATTACCTGAACCGCTGTTGTCGGTTTTACTTCGGCACTATCGATAAATACATTGGCGATTGCATTATGGTGTTGTTTGGAGCGCCAGAGCCTAACGAAAACCAGAAATATAATGCTGTAGCTTGTGCGGTTGTAATGCAGCGTGTATTGGCTGAACTTAATGCTATTCGTGAGAAGGAGGGTAAGTTCCCGGTCCAGTTGCGTATTGGTATCAATAGTGGCGATATGGTAGCTGGAATGATTGGTTCTACAGAGCGAATGGAGTACACCGTGGTTGGTGATGCTGTCAATTTGGCGTCGAGACTCTGCTCGGAAGCGGAAGCAGGTCAAATTGTGATTGAAGAAACTCTGTACAATGAGTTGTCTAAACAGCGCAAGGTTCACGTAGGTGAAAAACGTGAAATCAGAGTGCGTGGTAAGGCGCAAACAATAAATATATATAACGTGGCCGACATAGAATTGCACCAACAGCGGTCGGTAGAGAGTTTGATTGAAGATCTGGTGCATCAACGGAGATCTGCATGAAATATGGATGCTGGTTGTTGACCGCTGCACTTTTGAGCGGTTGCAGCAGTTTTGACTTTAGTTGGCCGGGTAAATCATCCCCTGACCCTGAGTTGTTGGCGGAGTTGGTGCAGGGGCAGCAGTACCGGGCTGCGCTTGATGTGATTGATCAAATTTCTACAAGCTCTCCTGACTACCAGGCTTTCCAGAGTCAACGTGCCGGAATCACCCAAAAAGCCCGAGCTTATGATGCCAGAGTCCTGGATAAGGTTCGGGAATTCCAGGCTCAAAGTAAGTGGCAGGAATTGTATGAGTTATTTGATGAGGCTTTATCTCGCCTCCCTGAAAATAGTGAAACTCATCGGGCTTATGGGGCATTTCAGAGTTATCGTGAAGAATATATCAATGAACAGAAGGAAGAGCTCAACCTTCTTTTAGCAAAAAACCTTTTGGAAGAGGGACAATACCGTCAGCGCATTTATGAGGCTGATAAAGATTCCAGAAGAGCCCGTAAAGATCTTGAGGCGTATAAGGAGCGCCGTGATGAGGCTGCTGAGTTTATCAGTGAGCGCGGCATGGCAGCCTTGGAGCAGGGAGATTACGGAAAGGCGAAGGAATATTTGAAGCTTGCCAATGATCTCAAGTCCAATGAGATGAATCAAAAAGCGTTAAAACAGGTTCGCCAGGAACTTGATGAGCGCTGGTTGAAGCATGTGGGTGAACGCCGGGAAAAACGTCAGCTACGTTACACTGAGTTATTGGGTGAGTTCCAGGATGCCTGGAAAATAAGGGATTACCAAAAAGCCCGGGAATTATTGGCAGAAATGCGAGAAATTGATGAAAGTGCGCCTCAGAATGATGTTCTCAAACACCAGCTTGAGGAGAGTATTCATGTGCAGATCCAGAGTGTGATTGCCAAGGGGCAGGCGGCCTATTCAGCGGGAGAGGTTCAGCAGGCATTGGATATCTGGAGTGAGGCTCTGTCTCTTGCGCCGGAAGATGAAGAGCTGCTTAAGCATATTGAGCGAGCAAAGCGTTTTCTCGGTAAATATCAATCTCTGCAAAAGTAAATAGACATAAGTTCAATTGACACTGACTGAAAGAATAGCGAAAACAGAGCTTGGATCTGTTTTCGCTTTTTTATTAACGCTTGTTCCACGGCATTTTGCTGATCAGCATGCCCATGCCGCAGGTGTCAGTGATGCCGGCAAACACCAGGCCAGCACCGACAAAAGTACTGAGTAGGTAAAAACCGCTGTTTACCATGTATCCCAGCAGGCAACCTAATACCACCAGGCTGCCAGCAGCAATTCGAACTTGACGTTCAAGGGACATGTGCTGCTTGCCAGAACTTGTGCAAGGGATTCCGTTTGCCGCACAACTGTCGGTGCCGCCCTCAATCACAATCAGTTCACCCTCGTAGTTGTCGCAGAGCTTCTCAGCCGCCATGGTAGCGCGCTT is a window from the Porticoccaceae bacterium LTM1 genome containing:
- a CDS encoding cytochrome d ubiquinol oxidase subunit II encodes the protein MNEATIYPLIFAGLMALAMLIYAILDGYDLGVGILLPFSKRGENDAQRDRMIASIGPFWDANETWLVLAVGILLVAFPKAHGIILGELYLPTAALLAGLILRGVSFDFRAKAMVTHKRMWDHAFRIGSLMATLAQGYMFGRYVHGFADSTGAIIFAWISAICMTAGYHFIGACWLIMKTDGQLQGRAAKWARRSLWFMAAGILAVCIVNPLVSERIFEKWLSIPNIILLAPIPLMTFFLVIAIDRFLKKFPRIPNKYCWVPFAGAVFIFLLSFHGLAYSFYPFIVPEQLTIWDAASATASLKFMLVGVAITVPAIIGYTIYSYRVFWGKAQKLCY
- a CDS encoding cytochrome ubiquinol oxidase subunit I, with protein sequence MLNTSLLSLATVAASSLPPDAGSAAESVVTLARIQFAANISFHILFPTISISLCWILLFFKLRFRKTGDSSWMDAYKFWVKIFALTFALGVVSGITMSFQFGTNWPGFMETVGNIAGPLLAYEVLTAFFMEATFLGIMLFGMGRVSERTHTIATWLVAVGTTLSAFWILSLNSWMHTPAGHEMIDGIAHPLNWWEIIFNPSMPYRLTHMLLACGLTGAFLVAGISAYRLLRGDRQRSVHLAFRTGTILAALLIPIQIFMGDLHGLNTFKHQPEKIAAIEAVWETETNVPLLLFALPNEQERKNDLALGAPDLASLILTHDKNGEITGLNDFESHPPVAPLFWGFRIMVGIGLLMLAVSWLSSWLGRNHRPLPQWLMRTLVGMTFTGWIATLAGWYVTEIGRQPWLVRGILTTADAAAPVPAANLGLTLSMYFSLYVVLLTAYISTLFLLARKAGQENQPVDSERTLSEDTLHKGTLA
- a CDS encoding GbsR/MarR family transcriptional regulator, with the translated sequence MELTHSIQTFVMHFGEMGSRWGMNRTVSQIYALLMISEQPLNADQIVECLGISRSNVSMGLKELQSWNLLRLHSIPGDRKDYYGTPDDIWEIARTLIEERRKREIDPTLSMLRNLLMKNPVNESEHYAHQRINEMHTMIELLTGWSNDMQRLSSDRLSQLMKLGAGVSKVLDMTDKLKGKSGGGQN
- a CDS encoding adenylate/guanylate cyclase domain-containing protein encodes the protein MTDTQNTANNETDKPYPARRRRISISVKLGVSISVLLLVGMSILAWAVYSYQERLIRSQLQDYSAVIVSQLAATVTEPLFTDQSLELEVLLNFATQSDRILGAAVYDHDRNLVVSAGATPSLSLLDFDQSEQLIDASLFDPRELIGEPSFKYALTRLSPVTFKDVTAGYVAVTLPADQMSTIYNQALQAILIITLLLCVSIVPLAVVMGKRMSRPIERLVQATEAIGNGNSFVIDDQRSDEIGELIEAINQMGQGLLHKSAVEGRLESLLSKDIARKIINNIDDVGVGGEHVSATVLFADIVGFTSLSETMTPQQVSEFLNEFFNYLNRCCRFYFGTIDKYIGDCIMVLFGAPEPNENQKYNAVACAVVMQRVLAELNAIREKEGKFPVQLRIGINSGDMVAGMIGSTERMEYTVVGDAVNLASRLCSEAEAGQIVIEETLYNELSKQRKVHVGEKREIRVRGKAQTINIYNVADIELHQQRSVESLIEDLVHQRRSA
- a CDS encoding rhodanese-like domain-containing protein; this translates as MKWRQITPQQFQQEVNWQSDSVVDVRSPAEHKSQHVTGAINLPLDNLKAEQLSGSKIYLLCKSGKRATMAAEKLCDNYEGELIVIEGGTDSCAANGIPCTSSGKQHMSLERQVRIAAGSLVVLGCLLGYMVNSGFYLLSTFVGAGLVFAGITDTCGMGMLISKMPWNKR